A stretch of the Deltaproteobacteria bacterium genome encodes the following:
- a CDS encoding acylphosphatase, with the protein MTGPAEAHVVVSGRVQGVWFRGATVRFAREAGARGWVRNLPDRRVEAVVQGDRAAVLAVVDFMRTGPPGAHVTGIEVSWRPPGEIFHDFDIRY; encoded by the coding sequence ATGACGGGCCCCGCCGAGGCCCACGTCGTCGTGTCGGGGCGCGTGCAGGGGGTCTGGTTCCGCGGGGCCACCGTGCGGTTCGCGCGGGAGGCCGGCGCGCGCGGCTGGGTGCGGAACCTTCCGGACCGGCGGGTCGAGGCGGTGGTGCAGGGGGACCGCGCGGCCGTCCTGGCGGTCGTGGATTTCATGCGGACCGGGCCGCCGGGAGCGCACGTGACCGGGATCGAGGTTTCCTGGCGGCCGCCGGGGGAGATCTTCCATGACTTCGACATCCGGTACTGA
- a CDS encoding zinc-binding dehydrogenase, producing MKAAFFRRHGGPDTIEYGDLPDPVPGPGRVRVRIRAGALNHLDIFVRNGIPGIPVALPHVMGSDGAGVVESVGPGVTRVRPGDEVVLNPGINCGECEFCMAGEHSLCVTFHLLGEHVAGTFAEYVVAPAVNAYPKPAALSWEESAAFPLTFLTAWRMLVTKARVRPGESLLIIGIGGGVAVAALQIAKLLGMTVFVTSGSAEKLARAKALGAHAGIDHAKTDFAREIRALTDKRGVDVVLDSVGKATWKRSIAAAAKGGRLLTCGATTGPNPETDIARIFWNQLTVHGSTMGTHAEFAAMLSVFRDGLIRPVVDSVFPLSRAGDAVRSLEEKRQFGKVVLRVD from the coding sequence ATGAAAGCGGCTTTTTTCCGCAGACATGGCGGACCGGACACGATCGAGTACGGCGACCTTCCCGACCCGGTCCCCGGCCCGGGGCGGGTGCGCGTCCGGATCCGGGCGGGGGCGCTGAACCACCTGGACATCTTCGTCCGCAACGGCATCCCGGGCATCCCGGTCGCGCTGCCGCACGTGATGGGGTCCGACGGCGCGGGGGTCGTGGAATCGGTGGGCCCCGGAGTCACCCGCGTGCGGCCCGGGGACGAGGTGGTCTTGAACCCCGGCATCAACTGCGGCGAGTGCGAATTCTGCATGGCGGGGGAGCATTCCCTGTGCGTGACCTTCCACCTCCTCGGGGAGCACGTCGCCGGCACGTTCGCCGAATACGTCGTCGCCCCGGCGGTCAACGCCTACCCGAAGCCTGCGGCGCTTTCCTGGGAGGAATCGGCCGCCTTCCCCCTCACGTTCCTAACCGCCTGGCGGATGCTCGTCACCAAGGCGCGCGTCCGTCCGGGCGAGTCGCTCCTGATCATCGGGATCGGGGGCGGCGTCGCCGTCGCCGCGCTTCAGATCGCGAAGCTTCTCGGGATGACGGTGTTCGTCACCTCCGGCAGCGCGGAGAAGCTGGCGCGGGCGAAGGCGCTGGGGGCGCACGCCGGGATCGACCACGCGAAGACCGATTTCGCCCGGGAGATCCGTGCGCTTACGGACAAGCGGGGGGTGGACGTCGTCCTCGATTCGGTGGGGAAGGCCACCTGGAAGCGGTCGATCGCCGCGGCGGCCAAGGGGGGCCGCCTGCTCACCTGCGGCGCCACCACCGGCCCGAACCCGGAAACGGACATCGCGCGGATCTTCTGGAATCAGCTGACCGTCCACGGCTCCACGATGGGGACCCACGCGGAGTTCGCCGCGATGCTCTCCGTCTTCCGCGACGGCTTGATCCGGCCGGTCGTCGACTCGGTCTTCCCGCTTTCCCGCGCGGGCGACGCGGTCCGGTCCCTCGAGGAGAAGCGCCAGTTCGGGAAGGTGGTCCTGCGGGTCGATTGA
- the amrS gene encoding AmmeMemoRadiSam system radical SAM enzyme, with protein sequence MTSTSGTEARGASYWRPEEDAVRCGLCPHRCRIAAGKAGICGVRENRDGALVAATYGKAASVAIDPIEKKPLFHFHPGASILSIGSVGCNFRCEFCQNWQLVLRRAPLADVRIAELVAAARRGGSVGIAYTYNEPLIQFEFVLDCSKAFRAAGMKNVLVTNGYVLPEPLEELLPFVDAMNVDLKSMDPAFYRKVCGGELAPVLETIRTAAKATHVEVTNLLYTGRNDSDEAVRRVIDFVADTDPEIPLHFSRYFPQHRATAPPTPPARVESAWRAARERLPYVYVGNISMPGGEDTVCPGCGAVAVRRAGYRSEAVGLSGARCASCGAGLRFVV encoded by the coding sequence ATGACTTCGACATCCGGTACTGAAGCACGGGGCGCCTCGTACTGGCGCCCGGAGGAAGACGCGGTACGGTGCGGGCTGTGCCCCCACCGGTGCCGGATCGCCGCCGGCAAGGCCGGCATCTGCGGAGTGCGGGAGAACCGGGACGGTGCGCTCGTCGCCGCCACCTACGGAAAGGCGGCCTCCGTCGCGATCGATCCGATCGAGAAGAAGCCGCTCTTCCATTTCCACCCCGGCGCCTCCATCCTCTCCATCGGGTCCGTCGGGTGCAACTTCCGGTGCGAATTCTGCCAGAACTGGCAACTGGTCCTGCGCCGGGCGCCGCTCGCGGACGTGCGGATCGCGGAGCTGGTCGCGGCGGCCCGAAGGGGAGGATCGGTCGGGATCGCCTACACCTACAACGAACCGCTGATCCAGTTCGAGTTCGTCCTCGACTGCTCGAAGGCGTTCCGGGCGGCCGGCATGAAGAACGTCCTGGTGACGAACGGGTACGTCCTCCCGGAACCGCTGGAGGAGCTGCTGCCGTTCGTGGACGCGATGAACGTCGACCTGAAATCGATGGACCCGGCCTTCTACCGGAAGGTGTGCGGAGGGGAGCTTGCGCCGGTGCTGGAGACGATCCGCACCGCCGCGAAGGCGACCCATGTCGAGGTCACCAACCTCCTGTACACGGGACGCAACGACTCCGACGAAGCGGTCCGCCGGGTGATCGACTTCGTCGCGGACACGGACCCGGAGATCCCGCTCCACTTCTCCCGCTACTTCCCCCAGCATCGCGCGACCGCCCCCCCCACCCCGCCCGCCCGCGTCGAATCGGCGTGGCGCGCCGCGAGGGAGCGTCTTCCGTACGTCTACGTCGGGAACATCTCCATGCCGGGGGGGGAGGACACCGTCTGCCCCGGTTGCGGGGCGGTGGCGGTCCGCCGGGCCGGGTACCGCTCCGAGGCGGTCGGGCTCTCCGGCGCCCGGTGCGCCTCCTGCGGCGCCGGCCTGCGATTCGTGGTATAA
- the rsmI gene encoding 16S rRNA (cytidine(1402)-2'-O)-methyltransferase codes for MGAGTLYVVATPLGNLEDITFRAVRILREVPLIACEDTRRTVKLLNRYEIRTPMTVFHDYNKARAGAGILRRLREGESVALVSDAGTPGISDPGYELVRDAVSAGIPIEVIPGPSALVSALVISGLPTDHFVFEGFLPNRKERRRKALHALSGETRTMIFYESPQRVAAFLADAVEAFGERRACVVRELTKIHEEILRGSLPELAREISGRESVLGEITVVVGGAPKTIELSVEDIVRAALEDASGSSRDLAREIAERTGVSRKEIYEEILRQRK; via the coding sequence ATGGGTGCCGGAACCCTGTACGTCGTCGCGACGCCGCTGGGGAACCTCGAGGACATCACGTTCCGGGCGGTGCGGATCCTGCGCGAGGTGCCGCTCATCGCGTGCGAGGACACGCGCCGGACGGTGAAGCTCCTCAACCGGTACGAGATCCGCACGCCGATGACGGTGTTCCACGACTACAACAAGGCGCGCGCCGGTGCGGGGATCCTGCGCCGCCTCCGGGAGGGGGAGAGCGTCGCGCTGGTGTCCGACGCCGGGACGCCGGGCATCTCGGACCCGGGGTACGAGCTGGTCCGAGACGCCGTCTCCGCCGGGATCCCGATCGAGGTGATCCCGGGACCTTCCGCCCTCGTGTCCGCTCTCGTGATCTCGGGCCTGCCCACCGACCACTTCGTGTTCGAGGGGTTCCTCCCCAACCGAAAGGAGCGCCGCCGCAAGGCGCTGCACGCGCTGTCCGGCGAGACCCGGACGATGATCTTCTACGAATCCCCCCAGCGTGTGGCCGCGTTCCTGGCCGACGCGGTGGAGGCGTTCGGGGAGCGCCGCGCCTGCGTCGTCCGCGAGCTGACGAAGATCCACGAGGAGATCCTGCGCGGGTCGCTCCCGGAGCTCGCCCGGGAGATCTCCGGCAGGGAGAGCGTCCTCGGGGAGATCACGGTGGTGGTGGGCGGAGCGCCGAAGACGATCGAGCTGTCCGTCGAGGACATCGTCCGCGCCGCGCTGGAGGACGCCTCCGGCTCCTCGCGGGACCTCGCCCGGGAGATCGCGGAGAGGACCGGCGTGTCGCGGAAGGAAATCTACGAGGAGATCCTGCGGCAGCGGAAATGA
- a CDS encoding sigma-54-dependent Fis family transcriptional regulator, with translation MTNRLKRVLVVDDEPAIVTLLSTILQDKGWTVTEARSGTEGIEKLESGQFDLILTDLMMPGESGLDLLRASKEIHPDVEVILMTGYATADTAIEAMRSGAFHYLVKPLRADDVVNLAEKAFEQRRLLRENQFLKSEIRGRHQVQSVVGDSEPIERLLLALQGMANTDDPVLLVGERGSGRNFFARFVHFSSNRSAGLFVPVYCADVPEDRLEADLFGQDPADGERHAVPRPGKMELANRGTLYLSDLGEAPSAVLDRLDRSLGAPPAADGGDGAPDVRFVASSPVPLAGIPNARNMPATLAKKLEAGSIRIPPLRERSGDVPLLLHHFLEEANRERKKALRGFTSAALEILESYAWPGNVRELRDLVGVIAAKKKQGTMIDASDIPPEIVYRRARKKDSPEA, from the coding sequence ATGACGAACCGGCTGAAGAGGGTCCTCGTGGTCGACGACGAACCGGCGATCGTCACCCTCCTCTCGACGATCCTCCAGGACAAGGGGTGGACCGTGACCGAGGCGCGGTCCGGGACGGAAGGGATCGAGAAGCTGGAGAGCGGGCAGTTCGACCTGATCCTCACCGACCTCATGATGCCCGGGGAGAGCGGGCTCGACCTCCTTCGGGCGTCCAAGGAGATCCACCCGGACGTCGAGGTGATCCTGATGACGGGGTACGCGACCGCCGACACCGCGATCGAGGCGATGCGCAGCGGGGCGTTCCACTACCTCGTGAAGCCGCTCCGGGCGGACGACGTGGTGAACCTCGCCGAGAAGGCGTTCGAGCAGCGTCGGCTGCTCCGGGAAAACCAGTTCCTCAAATCGGAGATCCGGGGCCGGCACCAGGTCCAGTCCGTGGTGGGGGACAGCGAGCCGATCGAACGGCTTCTCCTCGCTCTCCAGGGGATGGCGAACACCGACGACCCGGTGCTGCTGGTCGGGGAGCGCGGGAGCGGCCGGAACTTCTTCGCCCGGTTCGTCCACTTCTCCAGCAACCGTTCGGCGGGGCTGTTCGTGCCGGTCTACTGCGCCGACGTTCCCGAGGACCGGCTGGAGGCGGACCTGTTCGGACAGGATCCGGCCGACGGCGAGCGGCACGCGGTGCCCCGGCCCGGGAAGATGGAACTCGCCAACCGCGGCACGCTGTACCTGTCCGACCTCGGGGAGGCGCCCTCCGCGGTCCTCGATCGGCTGGACCGCTCCCTCGGGGCGCCCCCCGCGGCGGACGGCGGGGACGGGGCGCCCGACGTCCGGTTCGTCGCTTCGTCCCCGGTGCCCCTCGCGGGAATCCCGAACGCCCGGAACATGCCCGCCACGCTGGCGAAGAAGCTCGAAGCGGGCTCGATACGGATCCCGCCGCTGCGGGAGCGGAGCGGGGACGTGCCGCTGCTGCTGCACCACTTCCTGGAAGAGGCGAACCGGGAGCGGAAGAAAGCCCTCCGGGGGTTCACCTCCGCGGCCCTCGAGATCCTCGAATCGTACGCGTGGCCGGGGAACGTCCGCGAGCTGCGGGACCTCGTGGGCGTCATCGCCGCGAAGAAGAAGCAGGGGACGATGATCGACGCGTCGGACATCCCCCCCGAGATCGTCTACCGGCGGGCCCGGAAAAAGGATTCCCCCGAGGCATGA